From one Silurus meridionalis isolate SWU-2019-XX chromosome 23, ASM1480568v1, whole genome shotgun sequence genomic stretch:
- the LOC124377326 gene encoding uncharacterized protein K02A2.6-like produces MGRSWLEQLKVDWPTIHMMTPKTLDLEGVLEKHSEVFKQELGSMEGITVKLTVEQGSQPKFLKSRPLPYALKPKVEASLDELVKNGVLEPVNVGKWATPFVPVIKKDGGIRICGDIKVTVNPVLSAEQYPLPHINDLFAGLTGGQRFSKINLNQAYLQMHVEEQSRELLTINTHKGLFRYKRLRFGITSAPSVFQQTMDQILAGFPGVVCYLDDILVTGTDEQSHLQHLDATLERLKEYGLRVRKDKCEFFQFAVEYLGHVIDTSGLHTSPSKVKAIVDAPVPKNVSQLRSFLGLLNYYGRFIPNIATLLKPLHKLLCHENNWKWTSECQESFRKAKETLLGSNALTHFDPALPIQLACDASPYGVGAVLSHIMPNSRDRPIAFASRSLNKAETNYAQIEREALIIVFGVRKFYQYIFGRKFTLLTDHRPLTAIFGPHHGIPALAASRMQRWALLLSAHTYDIKYRKSELHGNADGLSRLPLADGVKEAKVAEIFYFSQVERAPITAAQSGRLLWGRRVVIPPALRKPVLKQLHVGHCEMVRMKEIARSYFWWPGVDGQIEEKSRTCTSCQCIRNAPQLAPLHPWEYPEKPWHRIHIDFAGPVEDKMLLVVMDAHSKWPEVAIMKSTSAEKTIKKLGEMFSRFGSPVHQFTSHEMATFLQANGVQHITSSPYHPATNGLAERFVQTMKHALKASLGQGTFHQRLHSFLLFYRSTPHATTIDRQRFCCSAESSGQALS; encoded by the exons ATGGGACGTTCCTGGCTGGAGCAACTCAAAGTGGACTGGCCGACCATACATATGATGACACCTAAAACCCTGGACCTTGAAGGTGTTCTTGAAAAACACAGTGAAGTTTTCAAACAGGAATTAGGCAGCATGGAAGGCATCACAGTAAAATTGACTGTGGAGCAGGGAAGCCAGCCAAAGTTCTTAAAGTCCCGGCCCCTGCCATATGCACTCAAACCTAAAGTAGAGGCGAGCTTGGATGAACTTGTGAAGAATGGTGTGCTGGAACCAGTCAATGTGGGTAAGTGGGCAACACCTTTTGTTCCAGTTATAAAGAAGGATGGAGGTATAAGGATCTGTGGGGACATTAAAGTTACTGTAAATCCAGTGTTGTCAGCAGAACAATACCCCTTGCCTCACATTAATGACCTTTTTGCTGGGTTGACTGGAGGACAAAGATTCAGCAAAATCAACCTCAACCAGGCATACCTACAGATGCATGTTGAAGAACAGTCTAGAGAACTTCTcaccatcaacacacacaaaggcCTATTTCGGTACAAACGTTTACGGTTTGGAATTACTTCGGCTCCATCCGTTTTTCAGCAAACGATGGATCAGATTCTTGCCGGGTTTCCAGGAGTTGTATGTTATTTAGATGACATTCTGGTGACTGGCACAGATGAACAGTCGCATTTACAACACCTGGATGCTACCCTTGAGAGACTGAAAGAGTATGGATTAAGAGTGCGCAAggataaatgtgaatttttCCAGTTTGCAGTCGAGTACTTAGGGCACGTCATTGATACATCTGGACTGCATACGTCCCCATCCAAGGTTAAGGCTATTGTTGATGCTCCAGTACCCAAAAATGTCAGCCAGTTGCGGTCTTTCCTCGGCTTACTGAACTATTATGGGCGTTTCATTCCAAACATTGCCACACTGTTGAAACCTCTGCACAAATTGTTATGCCATGAGAATAATTGGAAGTGGACCTCTGAATGCCAGGAGTCATTCAGAAAAGCAAAGGAGACACTTTTGGGGTCAAACGCACTCACTCATTTTGACCCTGCTCTTCCTATCCAGCTGGCCTGCGATGCTTCTCCATATGGTGTGGGAGCTGTCTTGTCCCACATCATGCCCAATAGTCGAGATAGGCCAATCGCGTTTGCTTCCAGGAGTCTGAACAAAGCAGAAACAAACTATGCTCAGATTGAGCGAGAAGCATTGATCATTGTGTTTGGAGTGCGTAAGTTTTATCAGTATATTTTTGGAAGGAAGTTCACGCTGCTGACCGATCATCGCCCACTCACTGCAATATTTGGTCCACACCATGGCATTCCCGCTCTTGCTGCCAGTAGGATGCAAAGGTGGGCTTTGTTGCTATCTGCTCACACCTATGACATCAAATACCGAAAGTCAGAATTGCACGGGAATGCGGACGGTCTGTCCAGGTTGCCTCTCGCTGACGGGGTAAAGGAAGCAAAGGTGGctgaaattttttatttcagccaGGTGGAGCGGGCTCCTATAACAGCCGCACAA TCCGGCCGCTTGTTGTGGGGAAGGAGAGTGGTTATTCCCCCGGCTTTACGCAAGCCAGTGTTAAAACAGCTGCATGTAGGACACTGTGAAATGGTCCGCATGAAGGAGATTGCCAGGAGCTACTTCTGGTGGCCAGGAGTAGATGGCCAAATTGAGGAAAAATCTAGGACGTGTACTTCATGCCAGTGCATACGTAACGCACCACAACTTGCACCTCTGCACCCGTGGGAATATCCTGAAAAACCATGGCATCGCATTCATATTGATTTTGCTGGCCCAGTCGAGGACAAAATGCTGTTGGTGGTCATGGATGCACACAGTAAGTGGCCTGAGGTGGCCATTATGAAATCTACTTCAGCTGAAAAGACAATTAAGAAACTGGGAGaaatgttcagtaggtttggaTCACCAGTGCACCAATTTACATCTCATGAGATGGCCACATTTCTACAAGCAAATGGTGTGCAACATATAACGTCATCACCTTACCATCCTGCAACTAATGGATTAGCCGAAAGGTTTGTCCAAACCATGAAACATGCTTTGAAAGCTTCGCTCGGGCAAGGCACATTTCATCAACGTCTGCACAGCTTTTTGCTCTTCTATCGTAGTACTCCGCATGCGACCACCATTGATCGCCAGCGTTTTTGTTGTTCAGCAGAGAGCTCAGGACAAGCTTTGAGCTGA
- the LOC124377325 gene encoding NLR family CARD domain-containing protein 3-like: AAVYSGVCTQIFREEFGLHQSKVYCFVHLSIQEHLAALYVHLTFMKEQRSVLKQNQDDDDHSDYDDDGDDKSDYDGDYGDNIIECRTLSDVHMRAVDQALYSPTGHLDLFLRFLLGLSLESNQKLLHSLVTQTGSSSQNKEKTVQYIKKMISEDLTAEKSINLFHCLNELGDDSLVEEIQQYLKSGAQSELSPSQWSAEGDQVVSEGAEGSQACEMEEVTEQLSDLSQRSLKSIRDEEQWSRLKRIFTLSNKLTDFYD, encoded by the exons gcagcagtgtattcaggtgtgtgtacgcagatcttcagagaggagtttgggcttcaccagagtaaagtgtactgctttgttcatctgagcattcaggaacatctcgcagctctgtatgtgcacctgacCTTCATGAAGGAACAGAGAAGTGTTCTTAAACAGAAtcaggatgatgatgatcatagtgattatgatgatgatggtgatgataaaaGTGATTATGATGGTGATTATGGTGATAATATTATTGAATGTAGGACACTTTCAGATGTTCACATGAGAGCTGTAGATCAGGCTTTATACAGTCCgactggacatctggatcttttcctccgcttccttctgggtctctcactcgagtccaatcagaaacttctacattccttagtaacacagacaggaagtagctcacagaacaaagagaaaacagtTCAGTACATCAAGAAGATGATCAGTGAAGATCTTACTgcagagaaatccatcaatctgttccactgtctgaatgaactgggtgatgattctctagtggaggaaatccagcagtatctgaaatctggagcacaaagtgaactttctccttcacagtggtctgc TGAAGGAGATCAGGTGGTGTCTGAGGGAGCTGAGGGATCTCAGgcttgtgagatggaggaagtGACTGAGCAGCTGAGTGATTTATCTCAGCGTTCTCTTAAGAGCATCAGAGATGAGGAACAGTGGTCACGTCTGAAAAGGATCTTTACTCTGTCGAACAAATTAACAGATTTTTATGACTAA